A stretch of Geotrypetes seraphini chromosome 2, aGeoSer1.1, whole genome shotgun sequence DNA encodes these proteins:
- the RNF139 gene encoding E3 ubiquitin-protein ligase RNF139: MAAAEAPVRVAQRVRAVLDVALRAPCVFTIDAIFNSYHDPSVGCLSTACHILLRLTGVLVSSGVLILPQRALLKFYMFSLAFLLAATSVLVNYYATLHIDFYRTYYRAALGLEFLLYNGPSLWMALIVLQLIFGIGFIALLQIPAIFSQLIILDLLLPVIGFIIELPFDIQQILVFISGLGLSVFTIVCLSVKVKWLYYSTRYVYLLIRHMYRVYGLQLLVEDTWKRIHFPDILRVFWLTRLTAQAVVLVYVLKVTANDSGNSSFLISWNDFSELVCNLIISGCDSTLTVLGMSAVISSIAHYLGLGILAFIGSTEEEDKRLGFVAPVLFFILALQTGLSGLKPEERLVRLSRNMCLLLTAILHFIHGMTDPVLMSLSASHVSSFRRHFPVLLVSACLFFLPILLSYVLWQYYALNTWLFAVTAFCVELCLKVIVSLTVYTLFMIDGYYNVLWEKLDDYVYYVRSTGNIIEFIFGVIMFGNGAYTMMFESGSKIRACMMCLHAYFNIYLQAKNGWKTFMNRRTAVKKINSLPEIKGEQLTEIDDVCAICYHEFHTSARITPCHHYFHALCLRKWLYIQDTCPMCHQKVYIEDDLKESTSFSANNGFAVPHENNPVLLADEVAEPEPDLNEDNDSTEYEEEEWLSPAAMPAEEQLQEDSDL, encoded by the coding sequence gTGTGCTTGTATCCAGTGGTGTTCTCATCTTGCCGCAGCGAGCACTTCTCAAGTTTTATATGTTCAGTCTGGCATTTCTACTAGCTGCAACATCAGTATTGGTCAATTATTATGCCACTTTGCACATTGACTTCTACCGGACCTACTACCGAGCAGCTCTTGGACTCGAATTTCTTCTTTATAATGGACCTTCACTCTGGATGGCACTTATTGTCTTGCAACTTATCTTTGGCATTGGGTTTATTGCATTGCTTCAAATTCCAGCCATATTCTCACAGCTGATAATATTGGATCTATTACTTCCTGTAATAGGGTTCATTATTGAATTGCCTTTCGATATTCAACAAATTTTGGTCTTTATTTCTGGCCTGGGTTTATCAGTGTTTACCATAGTTTGCCTGTCTGTGAAAGTGAAATGGCTCTACTACTCAACCAGGTATGTTTATCTCCTGATAAGGCACATGTACCGTGTCTATGGATTGCAGCTCCTGGTTGAAGATACTTGGAAAAGAATCCATTTTCCAGACATACTGCGTGTCTTCTGGTTGACAAGACTAACTGCACAAGCTGTTGTTTTAGTGTATGTTTTAAAGGTAACAGCCAATGATTCAGGAAATTCATCTTTCTTAATTTCTTGGAATGACTTTTCAGAGCTGGTCTGCAACCTTATTATTAGTGGTTGTGATTCTACTCTAACTGTCTTAGGGATGAGTGCTGTTATTTCCTCAATTGCACATTATTTGGGACTTGGGATTTTAGCCTTCATTGGGTCCACAGAAGAAGAAGACAAAAgacttggctttgtagcacctgttCTGTTTTTCATTTTGGCTCTTCAAACTGGGTTGAGTGGGCTGAAGCCTGAAGAAAGACTTGTTCGTCTAAGCCGTAACATGTGCCTTCTGTTGACTGCAATTTTACATTTTATCCATGGAATGACTGACCCTGTGCTAATGTCCCTCAGTGCCTCCCATGTGTCATCTTTCCGTCGACATTTCCCAGTGTTATTGGTTTCTGCTTGCCTTTTCTTTCTTCCCATTTTACTCAGTTATGTGCTTTGGCAATATTACGCACTAAACACGTGGCTGTTTGCAGTAACAGCCTTTTGTGTTGAACTTTGCCTAAAAGTAATTGTTTCTTTAACTGTTTATACACTGTTCATGATTGACGGTTACTATAATGTGCTATGGGAAAAGCTTGATGATTATGTCTACTATGTGCGTTCAACGGGCAATATTATTGAATTTATATTTGGAGTAATCATGTTTGGGAATGGAGCATATACTATGATGTTCGAGTCTGGAAGTAAGATTCGAGCATGTATGATGTGTCTACATGCCTATTTCAACATCTACCTACAAGCAAAAAATGGTTGGAAGACTTTCATGAACCGTAGAACTGCTGTTAAGAAGATCAATTCGCTTCCAGAAATAAAGGGAGAACAGTTAACTGAAATAGATGATGTATGTGCAATCTGTTACCATGAGTTTCACACATCTGCTCGCATTACTCCATGCCATCACTATTTTCATGCACTTTGCCTTCGCAAATGGCTTTATATACAAGACACATGTCCAATGTGCCATCAAAAAGTCTACATTGAGGATGACCTCAAGGAGAGCACATCCTTTTCTGCTAATAATGGGTTTGCtgtaccacatgaaaataatccGGTGCTGTTAGCAGATGAAGTGGCTGAACCTGAGCCTGATCTCAATGAAGATAATGATAGTACAGAGTATGAGGAAGAAGAGTGGCTCTCCCCTGCTGCCATGCCAGCTGAAGAACAGCTTCAGGAGGATTCAGACTTGTAA